AGAGACGGGCATGCGGAGGTGACGCCACCCCACTCCAGCCCACCTTTGGGCGTGCGGGTGAGAAAGGCACGCTTGCTGCCTGGCGGAGGCGCTCGGAGTGCCAGGCGGGAAAGACAACATGCGCGGGAAGGGAGAGCTCAGCTCACGGGCGCTCGGGTACAGGCAGGCCCAGTGGAGCGGCCTGAAGGACGGGCTCCCGTCCACGGCAGGCGCGGCTTCCGGGGAGGAGGCGGAAGGAGGTGGGGGGCCAGGAGATGCCCCTGAGGCCATCTGGCTTCGACAGTCAGAAGGGGCAGGGATGGGCCTGGGCGCATTCCAAGGCAGGTGGTGACCACCCACTCCCATGACTCCGGAACCTTCTTCTCAAGTCTGAGTCAAATTGGACTTCCTCATGAGGCCCAGTCTTCCACGCGTCTGTGGGGAGGCCGGGAGaatgccccctcccagccccaggaaTCTGCTGGAGGCCACGGGGACAGAGCTGGAGGTCACCGTGTGGAACCCGCGTGGGGATATCCACCTCCCCACCTGCGCCCTCAGCTGTAGGATGACACGTGGttctgctggggctgggggagacgGTGCCGCAGACTGGGGTGACCAGTCACTGACCCCCAATGCCCTTATGTGCTGTCCTTTCAcccacctctccccctccccctcttctgctCTGGAATCTGTGACACAGAGCACCcacctcctcatcctctccaaatGTGCCCTTCGTCCTTCTGGTCAGACAGCAGGGGGCTCCCCTGGGCCCTAACCCCCCATATCAGCTCTCCCCAGGCTTTGCACCCCTTCTATCTAAGCTCTCACTGGACCCCATCCCCCTTTCCCCATACAATGCCCCTCCTCTATCTGGGCTCTCCCGGACCCCGTCCCCCCTCTATCACTAGTGCTCTCCCTGGACTCTGCCGTCCTCTATCTGTGCTCTCCCTAGACCCTGCCCACCCCCAATCTGGGGTTTCCCCAGATCCCGTCCCCTGTCCCCTTCTATCTGGGCTCTCCCAGACACTGTCCCCCCTCTGTCTGTGCTCTCCCTGGACCCTGCCCAACCCCCCATCTGGGCTCTCCCCAGATCCCGTCCCCTGTCCCCCTCTTTCTGTGCTCTCCCTGGACTCCGCTCCCCTCTATCTGTGCTCTCCCTggaccctgcccaccccccatctGGGCTCTCCCTGGACCCCATCCCCCCTCTATCTGTGCTCTCCCTGGACTCTGCCCCCCTCTATCTGTGCTCTCCCTGGACTCTGCCCCCCTCTATCTGTGCTCCTCCTGGACCCTGCCCACTCCCCCATCTGGACTCTCCCCAGATCCCGTCCCCTGTCCCCCTCTATCTGGGCTCTCCCTGGATCCCATCCCCCCTCTATCTGTGCTCTCCCTGGACCCTGCCAGTCCAGGGTCCTTGTTTCCTATCCCCTCATCCCTGCAGGGCAATTTGAGGCAGGGTGGGCAGCCTTGGCTTGATGCTCCCCAACTCTAGAAGCCTTTACATCTCTATCACTTCATTCACCTCCCAGTCAGCTCTGAAACTGCCATAGATGGTGTGTCACGAACAACCCACTGGCTCGTGATCCCATCCAAGAGCTCCTCACggtcctctcccctcctcccacagtCGTGACTCCATCTCCCCTTACCCAGCGGCCCCTACTCCCTCTCCCACTCAGCCTAGACCCGCCTGCCAAGCCCCTCCCACCCTCTTGCCTCTGCCAGCAGGCACAGCCCCGGGGAAGCAGCCTGCACAACTTCTCCAGGCCTGCACACAACTGCCGAGCTGCCCTCAGAGCTGCCTGGCCCGCATCCTCTCTCCCTGTGCACACCCCCACCAGGACAGCCTCACACCCACCTGTGCGCTTGCCCTGTCTACCTGGCCCTGCATCCGCATCTCCCCCGGGGCCTGGATCTCCgttcccccgccccccacagcgTTCCCTCTCTGCTCTGAGAACCCATAGGCCGCTCCAGCTctgttgctcttttttctttccttcccagcgGGGTGCACCCACCTCCCCCCTTGCAGGGACACCCTTGGGCCCTTATCTCCCTGAAACATGCAGGGGTAACCCCGCTGCTCTCAGCTCCCCTCTCCCTAgggctccctcctgcctctgtcctCCACCCTCCCCTGTGCCTGTCTCCTCACCCCTTGGCTGCCACGCCATTCCTGCCCTCATCACTCCACGTGTCTCTTAAATGTGGCTTTTGCAGGGGTCCCCGTTCTTCTCAGCCTAAAATCTTCTTGTGAACTCAGGTCCTGTAACCTCCAACTGCTCTCCTGAGCGTCTCCCCCGCTATGTTCACTCCATAGGACCCACACGGCTCTGGGCTGCACCTGACAGCCTGCCCTTCAGGATCTGGCTCTTGGTGCCACCCTCTCCGGATGTCCACTGTTGAGGAGGCCAAGGCAGGAGACACCAATCTGCTTCATTCCTCGGCCCACACGCCCCCTCCTTTGCCTGCCTTCCTGACCCCCCAGGCAGGGTTGCAGGTGCCCTCACTGGGACCCCTCCTTGTGCAAAAACGGTTTTAACTCTTGAGACACTGTTGTGAGGCCCTGCATCTGAGTCCAGCCCTTCTCCTGCCCAAGGAGTTCAGAGCTCAGGTGCTCCCATCACACCCAGTGTACTTGGGAAggaggaaacaagagaaagaaacacgAAGactcagaaaaatctcaaaccacTTTAGCCTAAGAGgaaaatttaattctaaataatAACAACAGGAGCGTTTGCCAACTTGTTCTAAGCATGTGACCTTCCCAGCAGGCATCTTCGCATAACGGGAGGGCAGGCTGTGCCCTACCTCAACCCTGAAGCAGAATAGtgatttttcaaagattaatGGCAACTGGCACTCCACGGCAACTAGCAGGCAGCCGGTTACTGGGGAACTGGACAGTGGCCCTTAGCTGGTGGCGCCCAATGAAGGGCACATGCCAGGGACAAGGGGTGTAACCATTAATGAGGCCTTACTCACAGCACAGCTAGCTGGCCTGTCTGCCTGTCTCCAGGCAGAAGTTCAAATGCGGTCTCACCAATGGCacctgagcccagggcatgagACCTGGAACTGGTCCCAGTTAGCCACTCAAAACAGTTCCCTATGTCCCTCTGTTGGGTCAAACCCCTGTCCCCCAGCCTGGTCTGGTCTGCCCACAAGCAGGGGCTAAGGCTGCACTGGGGCTCTGCTAATGAAGAATCTTTATCTTCTGGGCAAAAAAGGGTCCTCCCAACAGCAGGTCTGGGAAAATGCCCCCCGGGGCACGTGATAAATCAGCTAGCTGCACGGCAGGAACGGGAGAAGGGAACTCGCCTGTTAGCACCATTAGAATTCTGACCAGTCTGAATTCCAAGCAAGGTGCCTGTGACGGGTGTGCCGCAGAAGGCTGGGCACAGAGGAGGTTCTCAACAAGTATTTTTAGACCTGACAACAAAGCTGGGGCAAGAGGGAGTCTTGCAGgtataatcattttaataggCATTCGAAACACTTCCTTGGCACCGGCATACCAAGTGCTGGAAAATAGACACAAGCTGTCAACGTGCTTTGGCTGCCTGTGGGCACACGAATGGACTGACCACGCCAACCCAGGTGCAGGTGCGAAGACAGGAAATCACAGGGTGTCAGGGGCCCCAGCTGGGTCCCAGGGTATGAGGAAGCCTTGGCCCAGGAGGCAGAAGTGACAGCATGGGCACGGAACAGGGCCTTAGTAGGCACAGCCGCTCAGGGGCCGGCAAGCCCTGCAGTCTTTAAGAGGGCAGGCCAGTGATCATCATTCATGGTGCAGAAGACAAAACAGTTCCATGGTCCAGCCGGCACAGCCCCCAAGAAGCCAAAGGGCCTAACACTGAGGCAGGGCATTCACTCCCATGTGCTTGGTGGTGAGGAGGGACAGCCCCAAAGGACAGCGAAAGATGCTCGAGGCAGGAGTAATTAATGCATATACCTGGATCTTTCTAAGGCCAGTAGTTCTACCAAGGTGGGGAGGCTAGAACAATCCTTGCTGGAAAAGGAATTACTGAAGATCATTAGAGAACCCTAATGATTCAGGGTTCTCTAATGATACAAGGAAATGCTGAGGGGACAGCATGTGGAGGGAAGCTTTGGTGGGAGCAGATAAGGAGCTACATTTAGAATACTACACAGCAAGGCCTTTATTGGTAACAGAATCGCCCATAGGTAAGCAACCCTCACTGTGTGCATACCCAATTAAAACTGTGTAACAATTAGGCAGACACAGTTTCAGATGATGGGAAATAAGCCAAGCCATGTAGACTGTGTTCTCAACCACCTGTAAAAGGAGAGAGCAAGTTTGGGTAGGCTGGAGGGAGAAACCATGACTGCTCACACGTGACCCTTGCCAGCAGGTCCTTGTGCAATACGTGGGGCAGGCAGATAAGGTCATGCAACCCAGGCAAGGGGACACAATCACCACAAGACAGAACAAGATCTTGTTTCAGGTGCCCTAAGTGAGGAGCATGTTCCATCAGAGACAAAGATAACTTCTAACAGCCCACGGTGCACTTATCCAAAGGCCAGACCAGCCCTGTGGGGCCTGGTGCCTGAGGGCAGATAGGAGCTCTTTTTGCAACACGGGCCCTTCCTCATCCTCTCCCTGCTCTGCCCCCGGGCGTGAGAAGACAACAGGAGAGAGCACCACACATTAGGCTCTGCATCAAGAGTCCTCCCAAGGTCCTGCTTGCTGCAGATGCTGATGTACCACACAGAAACTGGGGTCCTAGAGGTAGAGCAAGGGGAGCTTGAGAATTCCAAGACTTTGAATCAATCTCTGGGtctgaaaaacacttttttttcagaGATCTAACTGTAAGAATGCTCTGAGAGGACCAACCCTCGGCCTAGAGAGAAACAGGGTCCTTTGAGATGAGCGACAATCTGGAAGTTTCCTAAAAGGCACATAGACCTATGAGACAGGAGGGACCCTGGAATCACCTGATTTTGCACCTTTAGTATCTTACATTTTTCTGTTTAACCAACAGGGGCCCTATGACAGAGATAAAAAGCCCACCatcctgccccccaaccccaaagGCAAGGGCTTATTAATCAGACATCCACTACCTCACCCACCCTCTGTTGTATGGACATAAAACATCAGGGGCCTCCAGGCTTCTCTTGCTGGCTCCGTACACTCCTCTGGGGAGGCCCACCTGTCCCTATGGCTTCAGCACCACAGGAAGGAGTCCCCTAAATGCTCTCGAGCCAGGATGTTCTCTCTGGCTCTAGACCAACATACATCCGCCTACCATCAGGAAACCTCACCGACCCTCAGCTCAGCATCTCCAAACAGAAAGTCATCACCTGCCCCCAAGGCAGCTTCTTTCCGGCACCCTGTGTGTGTGACGTGGCACTGCCAACTGCTGTCACCCAATCTTGGAGTGTTTCCTAtgcctttctccctgccccttcccctcctggcAGCCACTTGTCTCAGGGTCCTGCTGCAACCtgcacacccccccacccccagcaccttTTTCTGTGCTGGGCCTACATCTCATAGTCTAGGTAGACTTCAGTGGCCCTTGACAGTTCCAACTTGGCTCAGGCCTTCACCCCTCAATGTGCCTACCGCTGCCCAGTCACCCATGGTCTGGGTGATCTGGTCAGTACCCACAAAGCTGAGATCTGTCGGGGGCTTCCCAGGGCTCTCAGGGTAAAATTCAAACCTGGGCCTGGAACTCAagcccccttccccacctgccaCCAGCCTCGCTCTTGCTGACTGCCAGAGTTTCCCAAGGCGCTTCCTGCAACGGCATCGTGCAGGGTAGCCGTGCCTTCCTTCCTTTGCACGCACAGGCAAGGTCCCTCTGCCCGGAAGGCTCTTTCTCTCACGTGGTCTTGCCACATCTATTCCTCCTTCAAAATTTAGCTCAAGCCCTTCTCAGGAGTCCCTACCGAAGGCCCACGGAAGGTTCTTGCTTGCTTCCTACAGCAAACTGTCCACCTCTCAAGGCAGGCGGTGCCACAGCGCACTGTGAGCTAAGGGCAGAGGCTCCTGCAGCTCTGCAGCCACATGACACCTGTGCTGGGCCTCCGTGTGCGAAATCAAGCAGGATTTCGATAAACTTGTGTTGAAAGCATAATGAAAGTCACTGAATAAAGAATTTAAGTGGATTCTTAATAAAATGCctgaggttgttttttttccctttgatattACTTTGATATTATCTCCACTTGGAAAGTGACACTTGAAACAGCCACTGAAATTGCTGCCTTGCGTTGAAAAGGGCTTCTTTCTTCCATGAACAGAGTTGTCATAACAGGAAAGGTATGCTTCAACAGGTAAAACATTGAACAGGGTAAACGTTAAGTGCTTTTTTATAACCTGCCTCATTGTTCTTATGTACTTAAATCTGAAACCAACTAAAAGCGGACACTTAAATACATCTTCTGAGGTTGGCTCAGTCTGTAACTAGAATTAGAAGCAACACCGTGTGCCCAAGGTCACTGAGCCTGCTGGACAGTCCTGGCAGGTGCGGTGAGGCCCACCTGCAGGTGAACTTGCAGACTCGGGAGGTGAATTTTATTACTGTTATGAAAAGCCTGCGCAGACGACGCCTACGTTCCCTGAAGGTCACCCTTCACCCACATGAAAACCACTGCACTAGCTTGAGCACTTTGGTTCATTCCAGCGGTCATTAAGACAGCACCCCTTGGCTACTCCAGGCCAGGCAGAGGGGAGCAAAGATGGACAGGAcgtgcctctctccctgctcccaggTAGACAAGCTTCTAAACAGATCACATGCTACCCGATAAGTACTTCACATAAAGGCTTTATCTGACGGCTGAGAAGATTAGTTGAGGACCAACCTTCAGAACAAAAGCAATTGCATGTGGAGGTTACACGACTGGCCAGGGATAACTGCAAAACCTTCGTGAGATTTCTTGATCGCTTTTTATCTGGGTTTGTTTCTTGCTGCCTGTATCCCTTTCAATGACCAAAACCTGCATCCTTGTCTCCAGGACAATTAAGCAAACAATTACAGGtgtctgctatgtgccagggaTAGACAGTGAAGATGGACCACTCGCCTTCAAATGGAGGAAACAGCTACATCTGTGCAATAATGGGtttggagttttttttgtttgtttttcaatcgCTGGGAAGTCCCCCGCTGGCTCCTAGCAAACACACACGATGAACACCACCTTCGAGTGCCCCTATTGGCCCtgaaaggcagacagacaccTGACCAGGGATAGGAACCTGGGGAACACTGGAACACCAGCATCTCGGGCATGCTGGTCACTTGGCCCACCGCTATCCTCACagcctccctgtgcccccctACAGCCCAGGGGTCTCTCAGGCAACCTCTGCCCTTTAATGCCAGCTCCATGGGtggtgatccaggagacccacaGTGCCTGCTCCTGTGCTGAGTGAGGTCATCAATGAAAACCTGGGGCCGGgcacccagcaccccccaccAAGGAAAACCAGGACCCGGCGCAGCCCGTCCCCGACCTCCAGCTGTGCTTGCTCAAGGCTTGGAAAGCACGGAGCGGGCCCGGGGCCCTGCGGAAATGCTTCCTGCTGCCGGCGGGGCCTGGAGGACGGCTGCCCCGGCTCAGCACACGGGCTCAGCACACGCCGGGCGCTCCGAGGCTGGTCACAGGcaccggggcggcggggggcggccgtGTCACCCCGGGAGGGACGCGGTGGCGGGTCGTCAAGCGCAGGACGTTATCAGAGAAGCGGCTGCAATTTCGAGCCCAGAAGAGGATTTCCTACCCCGCAGAGCCGGAAAGTGCCCCGAGAGCAGTGACACGGGAGCAGCTCCTTCCGTCGCTTGGCCCGGGGCCAGCCGCCGCTCGGGGTGCCGGCCCTGTCCTGGGTGGGCTCCCGCCGCGGGCTCGCCCCGCCCGGCGCTCGGTCCcggtcccggggggggggggcggggggccgggaggGCGGACGGGCTCCGGACCCCCGCCCCGACCCCTGCGCCCCCGCGTCCCCCTCCCTCCGCGCGCGCCCGCCGCGGGGACAGCCGGCGATCCGGCCCCGCTCCCGGCCGTcacgcccccgcccgccgcgcccgccgcgcccgccgcgcacCCAcctccgcccgccgcgccgcTCCTCCTCAGCTCGCCGTGCGACCGAGCGCGGGCCCGTCTGCGCACGCGCACacttggccccgcccccgccgagcACGCGCCGCCGGCCGCCCACCCCGGCGCCCACGGGTCCCGGCCGCGGCGGGCTCTGAGCATGCGCGCTGGCGCCCCgccgcggggccgcgggagcTTGCGTCCGCCGGAGTCGGTCCCTGCGCGGAGGGGCGCGCGCCGAGCGGGCGGGGGATGCCTCCGGAGCCGCGGGGGCTGCCAGCCAGAGTCGCCCCCCCCTCCGCCGGGTCACGCGTGGACCTAGGAACGCGCGCCCGCGTGGACACAACGTCCGGTCCCGAGCGGGCGGAGACGGGGCGCGAGGGGCTGCTCCGGGCAGGTTCCGAGCGGAGTTGCCCTGGAGGCCGAGGCCGACAGCGGCAGCCGGACGGAGACCAGGCAGGGCCACAGCAGGCCGAGACAGAGGCCGagcacaggcagagacacagcggGGACGGGGACTCGGGCGCCCAGGCGGCAGTCAGGGCGGGCAGCGGGGACAGCGGGACAGACGGGGACGCGGCCGCGCTCCGCACCGGGGACGAGCCACAGCGCCCTCTGGGGGACCCGGCGGGGGTCCACGGTGACAGCACCCTCCCGAGATCGCAGTCTGTGAGGGTTGACGCCCCCGCGGCCCTTGGGGTGTTTTCAGACCTTAGGTGGGTCCAGGAATCACAAGGGGGTTCATATCTGTTGGGAGAGGGCCACAGTGCCTTTTAGGAAGGTGCGAACGCTCTCTGAGGGGTCACGACCTCACAGGCATGGCCCTTCGGGTGCAGCAGAGCCTCCAAGTGGTGTTGGGCCCCACGGGGACCATCGCAATGCCCCTCGGAGGGGGAAGATCATGAAAAACGGGATGACAGTGAGTCCCGGGAGCCCCGGGCAGCTCTTCGGGGCCATCGCATCCCTCTGTGTCAGGGCGGGGTGTCCCGCGTGCATCACACCCCTCTCAGGTACGGGCGCGAGGCAGCGAGGCAGTCGCTGGGCAGGGTAGGGGAGGGCCCCGGAGACGACGCGCGCGACGCCAGCAGAGCCTCCTTCGCAGGTGGACGCACTGGGTGAACGTGCGCCTCAGCGTGGAAGCAGCGCCCCGCCCGCGCTTCGGGCTCAGGCCGTCCCGCAGCGCCCCCGCCGCTCACGCCGCTGCAGCCTCCGCAGGCGCCGCGTCCACGCGTCGCGCCAGGGCAGCACCAGACTCCCGCGCGCGGCGCTGAGcccgggcccccggcccccgacCGCGGTCCCCGGCCCGCCCCCCAGCAGCAGGTAGCGGCGCCCCGGTAGTAGGCGCGGGCAGCCGCAGGCCGCGTCCCGCGCCGGCACCCACAGCGCGCTGCTCCCTCGCCTCGCGCGCTCCTCGCCGCTCCGGAACACTGCAAGCACAGCCACCGGGAAGCGCGTCCACGAGCCGCGCGCCTCGCCGCGCGCGCCCACCGCCACCTGCACCGCTGcggggaggagggccagagggggcGGGGTCaggcggggcgggcccgggccgCGCGGAGGAGCCCCGCACGCCCGCGGCGTGGGGAGGGGGCACCGATGGGACACTCAACGCTGGGCCGGGGTGGTCACGGAGAGGCCACCGGGGctgacgggggtggggtggggggggtggcgggaggcccagggagggaggggagaggtgagAGGGCGAGGGCGGGAGGCCTACCGTAGTCCTTCCTGCAGAACTTCTTCAAGCTGATGCGGTAACTGCCGCGGGCTGGTTTGCAGTGCGAGTCGCAGTCTGGAGGGGGTGCGAGGCTGGCACGGATCCctacctcctccccccaccctctcctcctccccccctccttgAACCCGTAGCCTTCCCCCACAGTCATGTCAGATCTAGGACCTTGTTGTGTGTCCACTCACCCTGGGGCTCCACGGGGCTACTCTCCTCAGTGGGTCCAGGGACAGGAGTCTCTGCGGGCAGGGTGAGAGAGCGGCCTGCGTTTGAGGGGGAGAATTTGCAGGGCTCAGGAGACaagcagggagcagcagggagcaggTGTGGTCTCAGCTGAGGTGGCCTAAGGAGGGCAGGGTCACTCACTAACGCAGGGGGCCACCGGAGAACGGCTCTGCTGGAAGCCAGGGGCACAGCGATTGCAGGTAAGACCAGTGACGCCATCCTTGCAGGGACACTGGCCTGTGGTCTGGTTGCAGGTTTTGCCAGCAGCACCAACAGGGTGACAGTCACATGCTGAAGACAGAGATAGGATGGTTAGAGCCCATCTGGGGATGCGGGAATCCACGGGAGGAGGTTGTGCAGGTAGCTGGTGGCAGGCTCACCCCTGCAAGCACGGCGGTCACTCAGGGCACGGCCAGGGTCTCGATAGAAGCCCTCCCGGCAGTAGTGGCAGTGGCGGCCAGCGGTATTGTGCCGGCAGTTGAGACAGACGCCGCCACTGCGACGGCCGGACAGTCGGTACAGCTCCATGTTGAAGCGGCAGCGGCGGGCATGGCCATTGCAGGAGCAAGCTGCAGGAAGGGATGGGTCAGGGGCAGGCTGGCCTGGTCCAAGATCCCCAGGCCACCCTCCAAGGCCTCACCAAGGCAGGCGTGGGCTTCCCGGGCCGTGGCCCGCTGCCATGGCCTATCGCAGTAGAAGGGCTTGCAGCGGCCGCAGTCGGGGCCCTCCGTGCCGTGCTGGCAGTCGCAGATGAGGTGGCCCTGGGTGTCCAGCAGGCACCTTGAGGCATGCCCATTGCACTTGCAGCGCCCGCCCACCTGGAGCTCAGTAGCTGAGTAAGAGTAAGGGCCCGTGGCTATGGAGTCCCTGCTGTCTCCCAGCACGGCAGGCCTCGTAAGTACTACTTGAATGTCCGTGGCCGTCACCCAGTCTTGGAGCACTGGGCTGCTGTCCAGATCCAGGCCTGGCGGGCTTCCGTCCTGCACACTGAAGGCCAGAAGGCCACCACCATCGGGCTGGACCTGGGGCTCAGGGAAGCACAGAGCttcaggccctgggccagctgGGCCATCCgctggggcgggcgggcggccatAGTCCAGGCCGGCAGCGGGAGGAGAAGAAGCCCAGTGGGGCCCAGCTGCGCCCATGGTCCTGTGACTTGAGCAGCGCCACCGAGGCAGGGGGCGCGGAGCAGAAGCGCAAGCTCACGAACACCAGCTCGAAAGCCTTGCCCAGGGGCACTGTGAGGGTCACGTTGTGGGGCGCCTGCGTCAGTGCCTCCGATCGCCAGCACACAGGGTTTGTGGTGCTCCCCGCGGAGGTCAGGAGGGCAGCGGGGTGTGCCCGCCTCGGGTCGGAGGCATCACAGGCCCGCGTGGCCGGCCTCCCGCACGTGCTGGACGCCAGGACCTCGCGGCCCAAGGCGGCGTTCACTAGGCCTGGCACGCAGCCGCGGGGCGCGCCCCCGTCGTCATGGCAGGGGTCGGCGGGCGCCGCCGGCCCCAGGCTCAGCGCGGCCGAGAGCGTGCCCGCCGTCAGCAGCAGCCGCCAGGGCCAGCCGGGCATGGCCGGAGCCGCGGAGAACCCGCCAGCCCGCTGGGCCCCACGCCGCTGCCCTCGGGGAGACAGGGCCCGGATCCGGGGCTCTGCCCGCTGGCCCGCAACGCTGGCGATCCCCGCGGCCCCAGCCCGGGCCCAGAGGTGGGAGCAGCCGCGGGCACGCCCCGGGCCGAGCGCCACGGCGGGGATGCCGGCGCGTCCTCCCGCTGGGCCTGGAGCGATGACAGGAGTCGCCCCCGCTCCCGGCGCCTCCGCCAGCGGAGGCCCCACCCGTTGCCCGCCGCTGCACTCACCCACCGAGGGCCGGGTCGAGCAGGTCTCCCGGCCTCCCGGGAAGGGCCGAGTgcgggcggggcctggggcgcccCGGCCACCGCCTCCTCCCG
This DNA window, taken from Canis lupus familiaris isolate Mischka breed German Shepherd chromosome 6, alternate assembly UU_Cfam_GSD_1.0, whole genome shotgun sequence, encodes the following:
- the NTN3 gene encoding LOW QUALITY PROTEIN: netrin-3 (The sequence of the model RefSeq protein was modified relative to this genomic sequence to represent the inferred CDS: deleted 1 base in 1 codon), producing MPGWPWRLLLTAGTLSAALSLGPAAPADPCHDDGGAPRGCVPGLVNAALGREVLASSTCGRPATRACDASDPRRAHPAALLTSAGSTTNPVCWRSEALTQAPHNVTLTVPLGKAFELVFVSLRFCSAPPASVALLKSQDHGRSWAPLGFFSSRCGLDYGRPPAPADGPAGPGPEALCFPEPQVQPDGGGLLAFSVQDGSPPGLDLDSSPVLQDWVTATDIQVVLTRPAVLGDSRDSIATGPYSYSATELQVGGRCKCNGHASRCLLDTQGHLICDCQHGTEGPDCGRCKPFYCDRPWQRATAREAHACLACSCNGHARRCRFNMELYRLSGRRSGGVCLNCRHNTAGRHCHYCREGFYRDPGRALSDRRACRACDCHPVGAAGKTCNQTTGQCPCKDGVTGLTCNRCAPGFQQSRSPVAPCVKTPVPGPTEESSPVEPQDCDSHCKPARGSYRISLKKFCRKDYAVQVAVGARGEARGSWTRFPVAVLAVFRSGEERARRGSSALWVPARDAACGCPRLLPGRRYLLLGGGPGTAVGGRGPGLSAARGSLVLPWRDAWTRRLRRLQRRERRGRCGTA